GTGCAGGAGGCTCAGACCAATATAGAAGGACAAAATTGTCCGTcgttttctgaggaaaacgagctttgatttggtattttatactaaactagaactttttgcccgtttttttacaTTACCATAAAACAAAAAGCAATTTTAACGaagctttttaaccgacaaacacgattcCAACTATGAAAATCGCACTAGATCATTGATCGTATGCTTTGATAAacaagtaacgtctagcgagaatAGTCCTTTACGATAATTGACGGACTCTGgtccagtggtatgcgcggtggatttacaacacggaggtcctgggttccacccccgactgggccgattgagatttagcgttccggtacaatgtcgtgtagaaatcaaaaggtgtttgcattttcatcctcctcctaacaagttaggccgcttccaacCTGgactgcttcatcacttaccatcaggtgagattgtagtcaagggctaacttgtaaagaataaaaaaaaatggtctgAGGCAGGAGGTGATCCCTTTTTGTCCTTCCCTCCTCCTCCTCCGCAGGTCCTCTCTCGCTCCTGACCGCTCCCCGCGCAGCACCGAGCGATAAAGCTCTACGCACACTAATATTTACGAGATTCCTCCGTACAAACACAGTAACGCGATACAGTTTCTCCGATGCTCGTAAAGTTTCTGTCGTTACATAATCTCACTGTAATTATCATGTTAATGTTCCaaattatgtacaatttattaatattttgaaagtattatatttaagcGATTGTTTCTATTTTCAAACgattattatctttaaaaatatatcaggTCGAGGCGTAGGGTcgaaatatttaaactttaagaACTAATAAGTTgtgatgtattcgtttttaaagGGATATAAAGGATTTTGtgtggaggctgggcctttattctgAGTGtcaagcagaacaaattatttttatcttaaaaaaacataataataaggCGATTTTAAAACACAGCATTGGCTGTTTTGGAGACTTactgtattgtttattttattttgtagacaagggagcaaaaaaatatttatttaattaacgtgGGCtttaaaaattctgaaaattttgtaaacagAAATTtgtatccgtaaaaaatactataaattataaataataaaggcccattttgggataTGTCCTTTGACAAGTCTCGTTATTGTACGGGACGTTTGTTTCGTTGAACGTGTCGCGCCGGCGGTGTGGCCACGCccttaatcttaataatatctAGTCGCATTCTGTTGTGAATCCAATAATGTACACTTTAGATTAGTTTCGATGTCAACTGTAGCCGAGAGCGCGCGCGGTGCGAGCGGTGACAGCGGGCACACGGTGCGtagcggcgccgcatcgcaaacaTTCACCGCATCAgcggcacacgagcggtgcggcgccgcaacgttgttatgtcgcagcggcCGAGCAGCGTCGCGACGCAgtcacccctccccgcctccCCGCCTCGTGTCGATGTGAGACGACGCAGCgacgccgcaccgccgccgcagcGCATCGTGTGCCGGAGCTGGCATTCGACGCGCATCACCAGCGAGGTCTGTAGTCTGTAGTGTCAACGTATTATGTAACCTATtgtctcagtgtaccattcaaataataagttactacatcgtttttcgtttttgtgatcatatAACATACTTATCTCAACAAAATGACATCGATTACACCATGttacatcaagtggcagtgGTTTTAGGTTTTTACAAtcatataacataattatttcaataaaattacgtaaataacgaTTTTCGGTTAAAATAACGTACTACTtgaacgaaaatacgatgaaaaaccaCGCAGCGACTCATTATTTGTAGGGTACACAAACGATAACCCTGCAGATCACAGCTTCCACGGATACAATCGATTTCTGATATTGAACCTTTTGACGTCCAATCAACCTGTCGCCTCTGTTGAGTACTGTAGTGTTCAACAACTCACCGATTTTCAcagtgaaatgaaaataaatgttgaaaattaaaataatgacacTAGTTTAAATGTTCATAATTTATAAGTGCCTAGGTAAACGTTTTGTTTAAGTATAACTAAATTCACTCTGATTTGACATCATAAccagtttgttttaatttattgtttgtttgttaaataacaTGTGTTCATATAAGTGTAGCGGATTGTGTTTAGTTTAGCATGTACCTACGTCCGGCGCGCCTGGACACGCGGCCGGAGGCTCTCGTCATTTCTCTTAAGATAGCGGTGTGCTGTGCGACAAGACAAGCTTTGTcaccattaaataaataatattactttcaTAATAAGAGATAAAATATTGGTATGCaagtattattatgtttatttctttCATTAACACATCTGTAATGTTTGTGCACATTCTAGTTGATCAGTTGATCACTCGGTTAATCACTTGgttgaacactgtatctacttaaTACCATCGTGGGACGCACTACTGTAGCACCCAAGTGCGACCTGCTCTTGTCTGAGGCTTTTATTCATAGACTAATCAATTGACAAcctaggctgttgacatatacACCAAACAAGGTGGCTACTTATTTTCAAACTGCCTGcattgaattgaaaaataattaacacaATAACCTTCAAAAGGAGATGTTCATTGATTAAAGATTTCTTTTTAACGCTATGCTGTGTGCTAGTACTACAGACACGGTCAATATACAGTCGCTATGCGAGGGCCTGCCCCAAGACCTGataattttttatgattaaaattGTTGGAGTAGGAACCTGCACTTCagcatttttatttgtataagatGTTACATATTTGAGTCAGGATTTGTTGTGCAGTGTGCTAGTTGTTAGAGAGCTAAGACCTGCCAGTTTCTGTAATTTTGAGTAATTTATGTATCACTCAAAATTATTAACATCCATAAATGAATTATTGGAATTAGATTACTAACAACACCCGCGTGTCCAGACAGCCTGCAGCATCCTTCTGTTCTCTACTGGAACTAAGTTGTAATAAATTTCCTAATTTCTACAAGTCTATCATTTTAcctttttccttttaatttcttttgatacaaaaaaagcgttcaaatatagtctgaagttaaatgaaggtctatttccaacacccaatattgaaaatgcaacactgcgaaaaaaaagcgttgtgttttatAAACGCTGTCTTGTGAACATTACTTGAGAACACATTTGTTGTATTAGTGAATACTAAGTTTTAGCTTTTTTAAATGATGCTAAAAAGAGCTTTTTTAACTGATGCTCTGTCTCACCATGCTAGCCCAAtgccaattggcagacttcgtcgtcgtcgtcatcaacccattattcggctcactgctgagctcgagtctcccctcagaagagagggtttaggccaatagtccaccacgctggcccaatacgaattggcagacttcacacacgcagagaattaagataattctctggtatgcaggtttcctcacaatgtttttccttcactgtttaatAATTTCAGAGAAGATAATATTGAATGTCATAGAATACACATtgatatacacacacacaactgacaagttggagttgcatgcccagACCAAAAACACAACGAAGTACTCATCTGGTACAAGGTCTCAGAGAATAAACAAGTATCTCTGAGACAATGTACCAGCTCCTGTCAACTAATATTGGAGTATATTGATATAAAGTCAAAACTCATATCacataaaataactttactCACAAACCTTACAGCTACTACCTAAGTACTACACATTAGAAATAGAAACTTAATACTATACAAATCTAGTAGCAATACCCAATAGTTTGGTGTAGTCAGCTCCTTTGGCGTGGGTCCTTTCCTTCAATATAGTTCTGAGTATGGTGGGGATGGGCACGTGAATGCGCGTGCCGAGCGGAGTGCCGTTGTCGTCAATCAGCACAATGTTGTTGCTGTCAAATTTGGGCACTTTCACTTTCTGGTTCTGCTTCAGTCCCACCAGTATACCTTTCTTCTTCTGGCCCTTGATGGCCACCATCACTCTGTCTCCGATGAGGCCCACACCTGGAAATTGTAACACACTGATGAGTGTGG
This sequence is a window from Bicyclus anynana chromosome 16, ilBicAnyn1.1, whole genome shotgun sequence. Protein-coding genes within it:
- the LOC112051762 gene encoding 39S ribosomal protein L14, mitochondrial, with translation MLKSLTSRLCAAAASRALHTTAPLQEVRLLTRLRVVDNSELGRRAMAEGKPPKVICVYNKKRVGLIGDRVMVAIKGQKKKGILVGLKQNQKVKVPKFDSNNIVLIDDNGTPLGTRIHVPIPTILRTILKERTHAKGADYTKLLGIATRFV